In Glycine max cultivar Williams 82 chromosome 10, Glycine_max_v4.0, whole genome shotgun sequence, the DNA window TAATAAATTAGATGGAGGAGGAAAAAAGTTTAGTGCACAAAAGCTaatgcaaaatatatatatataggattgaGCTGCAGCCAGCAGGGGATGAAAGCCacttaataatttgttttaactttGTAAGCtagaaaacaaacattagtagTAAGAACATTACCTCAACATTCTTCAACTCAAACTCTGGACTATGAGCTAGACATTTGTTTCCAAATGTGTCAGAAGGCCCACTAGTTCCGGATAACCTTTTAACCAAAAAGGATGCATTCAAGAAGAGATTCCACTAGTGTACttcaattacaattaaaatgTACTGGAACAAAACTAAGCAGCACTATTAAATACTTACAAATCTTCTTCTAAGCATAAAGCATAATTACCCCCACCACCAAGTGCAAGTAGGTCATTCAAACACATGTAGTAGTACCGGTTGACACCTgcacaaaaatatatacaattagAACACCACAAGTTCAAATAaactcaaaaaggaaaaaagaaacttCTCGTTCATATAATAAAAGTTGAGAGCTTGTACCCTGAATAAAGATAATTTAGTTGTTCCTAATATAGAGTAAAGTAAGTAGTAAGGATTCCTAATGGTTGCAATTTCCAACCCGCAATTAGCCTAACTCAATTGTCAAAACCTCAGACACCAAAACATCCAACATTTCTACTGGCAAATTAATgttctttcttcctttccttACCTTCTCCCATTATGTGTAAACTAAACTGTCAATCCCTATAAATACAATTGTCAAAaggattaaaacaaatttacatGCTCATGGgaaaatgccttttttttttaaagagaaacaaTTCAAAAGGGTTATCAGTGAAGAGCTCATATTTGTAAAGTACTAATTATGTAATAACCAAAGTACAGTAAATAACCATTTTtgcaatatatattataaccTGACACTGAATGATTACACACCTTGATCCCAAACCTTTCTTAATTGCTACTTATACTGGAAGAGGACATGCAAGAGGCGACAATGGGCCAGTCAGTCATTCAATAGGATTCATCTATATCATACTACAAAAAAGATTATTCCTATGGCAAGCTTACATGCTTCCACATCATAAAAATCCAGGTCCTAATGAATATTTATAACTGCAAtactaaaattaagaaaagataTTTGACCATAAAGCACAGGTAAATGTCACTCTTGCTGATATGAACTTGTCCAGTAGTTCACAAGTCAGACAATGCATCAATTGATGACAATTTCCTTAGTTCCAACTTATTCATACCAAATATTATGCATTTAAACCATGATAATCCTTACCAGTAGGTAGAAACAGCCTTGGTTGACCATATACAGTTGTAaagacaaaagtttggtttgttCCCTATCACCACAGtagagaaaatgaaatcataCTTCAAGACAAAGAAGTGCCTTCATAAAGAAGCATTATCCgtgaaaaaaagagtttacataCTTGATATTTTCGCTTTGCTGTAGGTTTCAAGGGACAGTCTAGCAGCCCACCAAACACAGCACCTTGCATATCTCCCGCAATCTAACAGTTTTGCATATAAGGCAAtaattcattgtcaacaaaGGAACTATACCTTGATCTGCATCTAGTAAATATCATATGCACGCCATAACAGGAAAATAGCTCTGAAAGGTTGACATACCAGCAAACCAGGACAAGAAAGCTCAGCACTCTTGCGAATAAGTGTACGAAGTGAAACTCCATGTTTTAACGTACTGCCCTTAATTTAAAGAACAAATGTTGAATCAATATTTCAAAGCAATAGCAAAATACTGTTCAATGCATAAACCAAAACCTACAGAGGAAAGTTACCTATAAAGTAAGACCCATTGGCGTCCTTTCACTATATTAGGGAGGCATATTTCCAAAAATTCATACAATTCAGGAGATATAAAAGTAGAGTCATCAGTAAGATTGAGTCGAGACTTCTTTGAAGTATTTGGCGTTTGCTGCTCATTTGCTTCTTCAAAAACCTCAGAACTACTACTGCTCCTTCTAGAGGTAGGATCttcattaatattatcattatcatctttCAACAAATCCATGTTAGTACAGTCAACATAATTATCCGATGGAACATCCTGATATTCAAAATTCTCATAATTATATCCAGAGGAAGCCGATTGAATTGGTTTAAGTTCATGTTGATTCTTGTTTGACTTCGATCCATCAAAGCTGATGGAAGGGATAATGTAAGATAAATATGAAGACAAAGGTTTATCCTCTTGCGAATATGGACTATCCTGCACAAACAAAAACCTCATATCacagataaaagaaaatgacagTAAATGTAAGGTGATTATTTTTCCACCTGGAATATGTAGAACTAATTAACACAAGGTTCCTGTGATGCAGGACATTTGTAATGGAAGCAGAAAGAGGTGACATGGTAAAGAGGTAATAAATCTAAACTCTAAAGTCTAAAGTCTAAACCTACAACAATATAATacaaaaacacaatatcacttgAGCCAGTTAGGATTATGAAGACAAAGTAAAAGAGCATCAATTGCAAACCCATGTCacacaaacaaaattataacaGGTTAACTTTCCATAACTTTTCAATTGACAAGCTAAGGACAGTCTGTTTACAGGTCACATTCCCAAGACAGAAACATGAAAgaacaactaaaaataaacttaatctTATAGAACTCCTTAGGGTGTTGAGTCAAGGACAACATTACTGTTTCTCTATTTGTGTATTGTTCACATAACCACAAGGACAGTGCCAACAACAAATGCAGCTTTAACAGGAGAGCTCTACTAAAGTACGGAGCTAGATAGACACATAGAAGTTGGAATTCTTCTCCTGGTTTCATTTTCTACACATATCAACAAAATAAGTTATGTGCATAGCCCAGAAAACCAATGTGTAATCTCCAGCACTAGCATCCACTAAATTGGATCTCACAGGTCATAATACCAGATATATTGTGCATGCTATTGCTACCAAAGACACAGGTGGCGGAATACTAACCGTTACTAATGCACACATCAAAAGTCAAAACCAAATTCCCACATGAGAATACATAACAGTCGGGAACACCCACATACTTGGTGACGATTCAGATTGACAACAATATTTTACTTCGAACTGTTGATGAAATGAAGCAACacgattttttttctatcatgtTTTATTTGGTGCATTTGATTGGAAAATCAAAACCACGATGAAACATAACGAAACCAATCAACCCCAGATTCAGATTTTTGCACACAGAGAGATCAGATCGAACATTAAGGGCAAAGGTGATCAAAGCTTGTGCGAAAGGAGAGAATAACAGTGCCCAGCATACCAAGctcagatttttattttaaaaaataattagggaTAGAAAACGCAATCAAGAATAACCAAACGcggatcaataaaaataaaaaaaaaagatacctggggcgaggaggaggaggagttgGGAAAGAGATGGGAGAGTTTCTGTGTAACTTTGTCTTTGAAGGAATACATTTTGAAGAGTTGTGCTATGAATGCGGCGATTCCATGAAACGAAATCCGAGAGAAAGTGTTTGTATTGTACGAAAATTGGGAAGGAGTATGAGTCGGTGGTGGCGGAACAGAACAAATGATGATAAGAAGTCCAAAACGTAAATTAAGCAAAATTGATTGGTTGACGCGACAAAGATTGATTTACGTCACTTCACAAATCACAacgttaaattaattttcacattcatttttttttcttcttttttattttctcatcgCTCAAtcattttacttatttattttaataaaatataaacatttttttattaaacacaATCATGTTCTAGAATTAgctagaattatttttttatacaaaatttgaTAGATTTATTATGAAAGACAAAATTTATCAGActatcatttaaattaaaatcattaataattttattttgtactttttcttttcatgtttcTTATTTgctactatatattttttttataaaattttgtaccaACATATTTTCTCAATCCAAATTAAGGTTAGTTATGTTTGTAGTCTTCATAATTGTAAAAACTTTCTCTTATTgttctataatttaaaatattttattttggtttgctactatatatttttttttataaaaattttgtaCCAATATATTTTCTCAATCCAAATTAAGGTTAGTTATATTTGTAGTCTTTATAATTGTAAAAACTTTCTCTTATAgttctataatttaaaatattttattttggtcgttatagttaatttttttaactattttggTTCTTATTGTCAAATTCTAACATTGCTACATTTAGACCTTTTATAATTGCTATAAAATTGAAATCgtctattttgttaaaaaaaatgttcctcttcattaaaaaatgttaaaaaataaaaaagaaattgcaaCATACATACggactttttttttggggtTTGGATAAATCACCCTAATATGATATTTAAACCGctagaaaataacaattttattcttatcacattatttttgacaaattaaaaCATCACAAAATGTCATTTTGCAACCTGTAGTACTATTCATTTCCATGAGATTTGCTGTGAAAGTTTTTGGTATGAGATTCAtcatcttttccttttcttttgcaTCTTTTTACAAATAAACGACTTAAGTTTTTTGTTTCCTAACTCTTTCATCTCCTTTTCATTTCATTCCTCACCCTTCCAACACAACCAAACTCACTCTTACCATTTTTTAAGGATTCAAAATCAATACGTTTTCTAAAGTCTAACTAGTCCCAAttttaaattcagtttttagcccaaaaatagttttaaactaaattaaatcatttttttaataaaaccagaataataaaatgaattctcAACATTGAAACAAATTCTGTgaattaatgtttaaataattatttttaaattaaactccattatttatttacttatataaAATCCCTTAACCTACTAGGTCTTGAACCAAAAGTCTTAATTTTTTCCCTAGTTCGCCCATGCCGTGGGTGGATGGCACATACCCTCTTTGATATAAAAGACAATGCGCATTATTATTAAGATAGGTTCCCAAGCCCAAATTGTGTTTCCAAATGTTAGAATCTCATCCACTTTAgaggtgtatgtgttgctttcTCTC includes these proteins:
- the LOC100812871 gene encoding oxidation resistance protein 1, with translation MYSFKDKVTQKLSHLFPNSSSSSPQDSPYSQEDKPLSSYLSYIIPSISFDGSKSNKNQHELKPIQSASSGYNYENFEYQDVPSDNYVDCTNMDLLKDDNDNINEDPTSRRSSSSSEVFEEANEQQTPNTSKKSRLNLTDDSTFISPELYEFLEICLPNIVKGRQWVLLYSTLKHGVSLRTLIRKSAELSCPGLLIAGDMQGAVFGGLLDCPLKPTAKRKYQGTNQTFVFTTVYGQPRLFLPTGVNRYYYMCLNDLLALGGGGNYALCLEEDLLSGTSGPSDTFGNKCLAHSPEFELKNVELWGFAHPSPFHG